The Ranitomeya imitator isolate aRanImi1 chromosome 8, aRanImi1.pri, whole genome shotgun sequence genome window below encodes:
- the POLR2F gene encoding DNA-directed RNA polymerases I, II, and III subunit RPABC2, with translation MSDNEDNFDGDDFDDVEEDEGLDDLDNAEEEDQENVAILPAGEGQQANQKRITTNYMTKYERARVLGTRALQIAMCAPVMVELEGETDPLLIAMKELKARKIPIIIRRYLPDGSYEDWGVDELIITD, from the exons ATGTCCGACAACGAGGATAA TTTTGATGGCGATGATTTTGATGATGTTGAAGAGGATGAGGGTCTCGATGACTTGGACAATGCAGAAGAGGAAGATCAGGAGAATGTAGCCATTTTACCTGCTGGTGAAGGGCAGCAAGCAAACCAGAAGCGCATAACAACAAATTACATGACCAAGTATGAACGGGCCCGAGTTCTGGGAACTAGAGCACTGCAGATAGC aatgtgtGCTCCTGTTATGGTGGAGCTGGAAGGAGAGACAGACCCTCTTCTAATCGCTATGAAGGAGCTCAA AGCCAGGAAGATTCCTATAATCATCAGACGCTACCTCCCTGATGGCAGCTATGAAGACTGGGGGGTGGATGAGCTCATCATTACCGACTGA